From Candidatus Bathyarchaeia archaeon, the proteins below share one genomic window:
- a CDS encoding type II toxin-antitoxin system VapC family toxin produces the protein MLKVYLDSSAIVKRYVSEPGSSSVDYVFDKGWAGEVSITASIWNIGEVLGVLDERRKRNWLSESEFTKALRNFASETVRLLRLKILEIPPLLTSILIKAWPLILMEHIYEADALQIQTCIYSNSNVLLSSDKELIDAALKTGLKAMNVKDEDRVKELINGK, from the coding sequence TTGCTGAAGGTCTACCTCGACAGTAGTGCGATAGTTAAAAGATACGTATCTGAGCCCGGTAGCTCTTCAGTAGATTACGTGTTCGATAAAGGTTGGGCTGGTGAAGTATCCATCACCGCATCCATATGGAATATCGGCGAGGTATTAGGAGTATTGGATGAGAGAAGAAAGAGGAATTGGCTTAGTGAAAGCGAGTTCACGAAGGCACTTAGGAACTTTGCAAGCGAAACCGTGAGGCTACTACGCTTAAAAATATTGGAGATCCCACCGCTTCTAACCTCAATACTTATTAAAGCTTGGCCTCTAATCCTAATGGAGCATATCTACGAAGCCGACGCCCTTCAAATTCAAACTTGCATTTATTCTAATAGCAACGTATTGTTAAGCAGCGATAAGGAATTAATTGACGCGGCGTTAAAAACAGGTCTAAAAGCTATGAACGTAAAAGATGAAGACAGAGTTAAAGAGCTAATAAATGGAAAATAG